In the Centroberyx gerrardi isolate f3 chromosome 9, fCenGer3.hap1.cur.20231027, whole genome shotgun sequence genome, one interval contains:
- the rp2 gene encoding protein XRP2, giving the protein MGCFFSKKSRRKPAEKEERTPTTTTVETTTTSNTVPLGNNTDEAPKQYSWDKREKVDPKDYMLTGLKDVTVGRLPGKLNGQQFVIQECENCNIYVFDHSATITIDDCVNCRIVLGPVKGSVFFRDCKDIKCVVACQQFRTRDCKKMEVFLCCATQPIIESSTGMKFGCFQYYYPELAFHFKDAGLSIFNNNWSNIHDFTPVSGENNWSLLPEAVVVLDHVPAPDPESEFKSVRISADVARSIVPLTKGGRRKDSEESCLFVFFAGDYTTANARKLIDEATTKGFVLIQTKEVSMRPEDVKRVFQNSAEGLVEWITKGPVIALELNGDGVVEACKNIAHEVFSGTKVFVSDNKNTSSRDVDNFFNFADMQMGL; this is encoded by the exons ATGGGCTGTTTCTTCTCCAAAAAATCCAGAAGAAAACCAGCTGAAAAAGAGGAGCGTACTCCGACAACAACGACTGTTGAAACTACGACGACAAGCAACACTGTTCCCCTTGGCAATAACACCGATGAGGCACCGAAGCAATACAGCTGGGATAAGCGTGAAAAG GTTGATCCCAAGGACTACATGCTGACAGGTCTCAAAGATGTCACAGTGGGCCGTTTGCCTGGCAAACTGAACGGGCAACAGTTTGTCATCCAGGAGTGTGAGAACTGCAACATCTACGTGTTTGACCATTCTGCCACTATTACCATCGATGACTGTGTGAATTGTCGCATTGTTTTGGGACCTGTCAAGGGCAGTGTGTTTTTCAGAGACTGTAAGGACATCAAGTGTGTGGTGGCCTGTCAGCAGTTTCGCACACGGGACTGTAAGAAGATGGAGGTGTTCTTGTGCTGTGCCACTCAACCCATCATTGAGTCCTCAACAGGCATGAAGTTTGGTTGCTTTCAGTACTACTACCCCGAGCTGGCCTTCCACTTCAAGGATGCCGGGCTCAGCATATTTAACAATAACTGGAGCAACATACATGATTTCACCCCCGTCTCTGGGGAGAACAACTGGAGCTTGTTGCCGGAGGCAGTGGTGGTTCTAGATCATGTGCCGGCCCCAGACCCAGAGTCTGAGTTCAAGTCTGTTCGAATCTCCGCTGATGTGGCACGCAGCATTGTGCCTTTGACAAAGGGAGGAAGGCGTAAGGACAGCGAAGAGTCCtgcctctttgttttctttgctggGGACTACACCACTGCAAATGCCCGCAAACTGATTGATGAG GCCACCACAAAAGGTTTTGTGTTGATCCAGACCAAGGAAGTCTCGATGCGACCTGAAGATGTGAAGAGAGTGTTTCAGAACAGTGCAGAGGGTCTGGTGGAGTGGATTACTAAAG GCCCAGTCATTGCCCTGGAGTTGAACGGTGATGGAGTTGTGGAAGCCTGCAAGAACATTGCCCATGAAGTGTTCAGTGGGACCAAG gtTTTTGTTTCTGATAACAAAAATACGTCTTCTCGAGATGTGGACAACTTCTTCAACTTCGCTGACATGCAGATGGGCTTGTGA
- the slc9a7 gene encoding sodium/hydrogen exchanger 7 isoform X2, whose amino-acid sequence MDAFRQPVKQRWAVWALPKTTLPAVIILLNAASVLKAEDDGMEELATEKEAEESHRQDSVNLLTFILLLTLTILTIWLFKHRRVRFLHETGLAMIYGLLVGVILRYGIPATSYHNKTPPSCSLKEGPVSTLLLNVSGKFFEYTLKGEINSREIHNVEQNDMLRKVTFDPEVFFNILLPPIIFHAGYSLKKRHFFRNLGSIITYAFLGTAISCFVIGNLMYGVVKLMQVVGQLTDKFYYTDCLFFGAIISATDPVTVLAIFNELHADVDLYALLFGESVMNDAVAIVLSSSIVAYQPSGANTHMFDAAAFFKSVGVFLGIFSGSFAMGAVTGVVTALVTKFTKLHCFPLLETALFFLMSWSTFLLAEACGFTGVVAVLFCGITQAHYTYNNLSEESTKRTKQLFEVLHFLAENFIFSYMGLALFTFQNHIFSPIFIVGAFIAIFIGRASNIYPLSFLLNLGRRHKIKGNFQHMMMFAGLRGAMAFALAIRDTATYARQMMFTTTLLIVFFTVWVFGGGTTPMLSWLHIRVGDNKALQNQRRHHEKWQYTRVGVDPDQDLQPCGDNFQVLHGDGTQAEGQSKTKQESAWLFRLWYTFDHNYLKPILTHSGPPLTTTLPSCCGPLARCLTSPQAYENHEQLRDHDSDLILNDGDLTLTYGDTAITANGASGGADAAGGSGWSVNGKRSGSTSEEALERELDSREQELLSRGTRLVFPIEDHV is encoded by the exons ATGGACGCTTTCCGACAGCCAGTAAAGCAGCGCTGGGCAGTCTGGGCTTTACCGAAAACGACGCTGCCCGCCGTGATTATCCTGCTGAACGCGGCGTCGGTGCTGAAGGCGGAGGACGACGGAATGGAGGAACTTGCCACTGAGAAAGAAGCGGAGGAAAGTCACCGCCAGGACAGCGTCAATTTGCTGACATTCATTCTGCTGCTGACCTTAACCATCCTCACTATATGGCTCTTCAAACACAGACGGGTCCGTTTCCTCCACGAAACCGGGCTGGCCATGATATACG GTTTGCTGGTAGGTGTGATTCTGCGTTACGGCATCCCTGCCACCAGCTACCACAACAAGACTCCACCAAGCTGCTCCCTGAAGGAAGGGCCTGTCAGCACCCTGCTGCTTAACGTCAGTGGCAAGTTCTTTGAGTACACCCTCAAAGGGGAGATCAACTCCCGTGAGATTCACAATGTGGAGCAGAATGATATGCTGCGCAAG GTTACATTTGATCCTGAAGTATTCTTCAATATATTGCTGCCTCCAATCATTTTCCACGCTGGATACAGTCTTAAAAAG AGACACTTCTTCAGGAATCTGGGCTCCATCATAACGTACGCTTTTCTGGGCACTGCCATCTCATGCTTTGTTATTGG AAACCTCATGTATGGTGTGGTCAAGCTGATGCAAGTGGTGGGACAGCTGACTGATAAGTTCTACTACACTGACTGCCTTTTCTTCGGAGCCATCATTTCTGCCACAGACCCag tgACGGTTCTGGCCATCTTTAACGAGCTCCATGCAGACGTGGATCTCTACGCTCTGCTGTTTGGAGAAAGCGTCATGAACGATGCGGTGGCCATAGTGCTTTCCTC gTCTATTGTGGCCTACCAGCCCAGcggagcaaacacacacatgttcgACGCCGCCGCTTTTTTCAAGTCAGTCGGGGTTTTCCTGGGCATTTTCAGCGGCTCCTTTGCCATGGGCGCCGTCACCGGGGTCGTCACCGCCCTC GTCACCAAGTTCACCAAGCTGCACTGCTTCCCGCTGCTGGAGACggccctcttcttcctcatgtCCTGGAGCACCTTCCTGCTCGCCGAGGCCTGCGGGTTCAcag GCGTCGTGGCCGTTCTGTTCTGTGGGATCACGCAGGCTCACTACACCTACAACAACCTCTCTGAAGAGTCCACCAAGCGCACCAAGCAG CTCTTTGAGGTCCTGCACTTTCTGGCTGAGAATTTCATCTTCTCCTACATGGGCTTGGCTCTGTTCACCTTCCAGAACCACATTTTCAGCCCCATCTTCATTGTAGGGGCTTTT ATTGCCATCTTTATTGGAAGAGCCTCCAACATTTATCcgctctccttccttctcaaCCTTGGTCGCAGGCACAAGATCAAGGGAAACTTCCAACACATGATGATGTTTGCAG GCTTGCGTGGGGCGATGGCTTTTGCCCTGGCCATCCGGGACACGGCCACCTACGCCCGCCAGATGATGTTCACCACCACGCTGCTCATAGTCTTCTTCACTGTCTGGGTGTTTGGTGGTGGGACCACCCCCATGCTGTCCTGGCTGCACATCAG AGTTGGGGACAACAAAGCGTTGCAGAATCAACGACGCCATCATGAAAAGTGGCAGTACACCAG GGTTGGAGTGGACCCGGATCAAGACCTGCAGCCCTGTGGAGACAACTTCCAGGTCCTGCATGGG GATGGGACGCAGGCTGAAGGGCAGAGTAAAACCAAACAGGAGAGTGCCTGGCTCTTCAGACTGTGGTACACCTTTGATCACAA CTATCTGAAGCCCATCCTGACACACAGCGGTCCGCCCCTCACCACCACTCTGCCCAGCTGCTGCGGACCGCTGGCTCGCTGTCTGACCAGCCCGCAGGCATATGAG AACCACGAGCAGCTGAGGGACCATGACTCGGACCTCATCCTCAACGACGGCGACCTGACCCTCACGTACGGCGACACGGCCATCACGGCCAACGGGGCGTCCGGCGGGGCCGACGCAGCTGGGGGGTCGGGCTGGAGCGTGAACGGGAAGAGGAGCGGCAGCACCTCCGAGGAGGCTCTGGAGCGGGAGCTTGACTCCCGTGAGCAGGAGCTGCTGAGCCGCGGCACGCGCCTCGTCTTCCCCATCGAGGATCACGTCtga
- the slc9a7 gene encoding sodium/hydrogen exchanger 7 isoform X1: MDAFRQPVKQRWAVWALPKTTLPAVIILLNAASVLKAEDDGMEELATEKEAEESHRQDSVNLLTFILLLTLTILTIWLFKHRRVRFLHETGLAMIYGLLVGVILRYGIPATSYHNKTPPSCSLKEGPVSTLLLNVSGKFFEYTLKGEINSREIHNVEQNDMLRKVTFDPEVFFNILLPPIIFHAGYSLKKRHFFRNLGSIITYAFLGTAISCFVIGNLMYGVVKLMQVVGQLTDKFYYTDCLFFGAIISATDPVTVLAIFNELHADVDLYALLFGESVMNDAVAIVLSSSIVAYQPSGANTHMFDAAAFFKSVGVFLGIFSGSFAMGAVTGVVTALVTKFTKLHCFPLLETALFFLMSWSTFLLAEACGFTGVVAVLFCGITQAHYTYNNLSEESTKRTKQLFEVLHFLAENFIFSYMGLALFTFQNHIFSPIFIVGAFIAIFIGRASNIYPLSFLLNLGRRHKIKGNFQHMMMFAGLRGAMAFALAIRDTATYARQMMFTTTLLIVFFTVWVFGGGTTPMLSWLHIRVGVDPDQDLQPCGDNFQVLHGDGTQAEGQSKTKQESAWLFRLWYTFDHNYLKPILTHSGPPLTTTLPSCCGPLARCLTSPQAYENHEQLRDHDSDLILNDGDLTLTYGDTAITANGASGGADAAGGSGWSVNGKRSGSTSEEALERELDSREQELLSRGTRLVFPIEDHV, encoded by the exons ATGGACGCTTTCCGACAGCCAGTAAAGCAGCGCTGGGCAGTCTGGGCTTTACCGAAAACGACGCTGCCCGCCGTGATTATCCTGCTGAACGCGGCGTCGGTGCTGAAGGCGGAGGACGACGGAATGGAGGAACTTGCCACTGAGAAAGAAGCGGAGGAAAGTCACCGCCAGGACAGCGTCAATTTGCTGACATTCATTCTGCTGCTGACCTTAACCATCCTCACTATATGGCTCTTCAAACACAGACGGGTCCGTTTCCTCCACGAAACCGGGCTGGCCATGATATACG GTTTGCTGGTAGGTGTGATTCTGCGTTACGGCATCCCTGCCACCAGCTACCACAACAAGACTCCACCAAGCTGCTCCCTGAAGGAAGGGCCTGTCAGCACCCTGCTGCTTAACGTCAGTGGCAAGTTCTTTGAGTACACCCTCAAAGGGGAGATCAACTCCCGTGAGATTCACAATGTGGAGCAGAATGATATGCTGCGCAAG GTTACATTTGATCCTGAAGTATTCTTCAATATATTGCTGCCTCCAATCATTTTCCACGCTGGATACAGTCTTAAAAAG AGACACTTCTTCAGGAATCTGGGCTCCATCATAACGTACGCTTTTCTGGGCACTGCCATCTCATGCTTTGTTATTGG AAACCTCATGTATGGTGTGGTCAAGCTGATGCAAGTGGTGGGACAGCTGACTGATAAGTTCTACTACACTGACTGCCTTTTCTTCGGAGCCATCATTTCTGCCACAGACCCag tgACGGTTCTGGCCATCTTTAACGAGCTCCATGCAGACGTGGATCTCTACGCTCTGCTGTTTGGAGAAAGCGTCATGAACGATGCGGTGGCCATAGTGCTTTCCTC gTCTATTGTGGCCTACCAGCCCAGcggagcaaacacacacatgttcgACGCCGCCGCTTTTTTCAAGTCAGTCGGGGTTTTCCTGGGCATTTTCAGCGGCTCCTTTGCCATGGGCGCCGTCACCGGGGTCGTCACCGCCCTC GTCACCAAGTTCACCAAGCTGCACTGCTTCCCGCTGCTGGAGACggccctcttcttcctcatgtCCTGGAGCACCTTCCTGCTCGCCGAGGCCTGCGGGTTCAcag GCGTCGTGGCCGTTCTGTTCTGTGGGATCACGCAGGCTCACTACACCTACAACAACCTCTCTGAAGAGTCCACCAAGCGCACCAAGCAG CTCTTTGAGGTCCTGCACTTTCTGGCTGAGAATTTCATCTTCTCCTACATGGGCTTGGCTCTGTTCACCTTCCAGAACCACATTTTCAGCCCCATCTTCATTGTAGGGGCTTTT ATTGCCATCTTTATTGGAAGAGCCTCCAACATTTATCcgctctccttccttctcaaCCTTGGTCGCAGGCACAAGATCAAGGGAAACTTCCAACACATGATGATGTTTGCAG GCTTGCGTGGGGCGATGGCTTTTGCCCTGGCCATCCGGGACACGGCCACCTACGCCCGCCAGATGATGTTCACCACCACGCTGCTCATAGTCTTCTTCACTGTCTGGGTGTTTGGTGGTGGGACCACCCCCATGCTGTCCTGGCTGCACATCAG GGTTGGAGTGGACCCGGATCAAGACCTGCAGCCCTGTGGAGACAACTTCCAGGTCCTGCATGGG GATGGGACGCAGGCTGAAGGGCAGAGTAAAACCAAACAGGAGAGTGCCTGGCTCTTCAGACTGTGGTACACCTTTGATCACAA CTATCTGAAGCCCATCCTGACACACAGCGGTCCGCCCCTCACCACCACTCTGCCCAGCTGCTGCGGACCGCTGGCTCGCTGTCTGACCAGCCCGCAGGCATATGAG AACCACGAGCAGCTGAGGGACCATGACTCGGACCTCATCCTCAACGACGGCGACCTGACCCTCACGTACGGCGACACGGCCATCACGGCCAACGGGGCGTCCGGCGGGGCCGACGCAGCTGGGGGGTCGGGCTGGAGCGTGAACGGGAAGAGGAGCGGCAGCACCTCCGAGGAGGCTCTGGAGCGGGAGCTTGACTCCCGTGAGCAGGAGCTGCTGAGCCGCGGCACGCGCCTCGTCTTCCCCATCGAGGATCACGTCtga